A window of Garra rufa chromosome 16, GarRuf1.0, whole genome shotgun sequence contains these coding sequences:
- the LOC141287939 gene encoding caspase-3-like, translating into MSNRSEDSVDARQVKAKESSGFTDAGVDVTDAKPHSDVFQYNMNYPRMGQCVIINNETFHKKTGMGVRKGTDADSKNVEKTFSKLGFQIQIHKDQTVSQMREVLTRASQEDHSRSAMFVCVLLSHGEEGMIFGTDDGIELKKLFALFRGDRCKSLVGKPKLFFIQACQGSDLDAGTESDFGSEEGQQRIPVEADFLYAYSTPPGYYSWRNVANGSWFISSLCEMLSEYGKRLEIMQIMTRVNHKVALDFKSSCNLPGFEEKKQIPCIVSMLTRDLYFPK; encoded by the exons ATGTCGAACAGGAGTGAAGACTCTGTGGATGCCAGACAAGTGAAAGCCAAAGA GAGTTCAGGTTTCACAGATGCCGGAGTCGATGTGACGGATGCCAAACCACATTCAGATGTTTTTCAATACAACATGAACTATCCCAGGATGGGACAATGTGTTATCATCAACAATGAGACCTTCCACAAAAAAACAG GAATGGGAGTTCGTAAAGGGACAGACGCAGATTCAAAGAATGTTGAAAAGACCTTCTCTAAGCTAGGCTTCCAAATCCAAATTCACAAAGATCAGACTGTTTCACAGATGAGAGAGGTGTTAACTAGAG CGTCTCAGGAAGATCACAGTCGTTCGgccatgtttgtgtgtgtgttgctgaGTCATGGAGAAGAGGGAATGATATTTGGCACAGATGATGGTATCGAGCTGAAGAAACTGTTTGCGCTCTTCAGAGGAGACCGCTGCAAATCACTGGTGGGGAAACCCAAGCTTTTCTTCATTCAG GCTTGCCAAGGCTCAGATCTGGATGCTGGAACTGAGTCCGACTTTGGCAGTGAAGAAGGACAGCAGAGGATTCCTGTTGAGGCAGATTTTTTGTATGCCTACTCCACACCGCCAG GTTATTACTCCTGGAGGAACGTTGCTAATGGTTCCTGGTTCATCTCCTCGCTGTGTGAGATGCTGTCAGAATACGGCAAGCGACTGGAGATCATGCAGATCATGACACGTGTcaaccacaaggtggcgctggatTTTAAATCCTCCTGCAATCTGCCAGGGTTTGAAGAAAAGAAACAGATACCGTGTATTGTGTCTATGCTGACCAGAGACCTCTATTTCCCTAAATAA